One window of Bacillus alkalicellulosilyticus genomic DNA carries:
- a CDS encoding ABC transporter permease, with the protein MLLKTYVKEIKDCFRDRRTLLLTVFLPIVMMTALTLFYESLAAGGEGDTFTLAVPSSITAEEEAIFLNYQNIEIVKANDPEALLLEGEAHAAILFSDQFIEQVNEGGKAAITLIGDSFSQKSSNLMSIVTNALSTFEKQTIMERLQAQGTDPELIQPFVITQKELSEENPMINLLAMLIPLILTLAIGVGAGPAAADLFAGEKEKKTMEALLMTPVKRSTLLLSKWLTISTVGTITGIITLLVVALEITFLTEHLKQAITIDENFIYILAIALLVIIVYSMFVASLLMLTSIIGKTVKEAQSYSTPIMMLIVFPTMIVTGIGVNELGFHHFAIPMLNIFSLIKELLFGIINTNHILTVIGSNVIVMILVFIIGRILFMKDKWVMN; encoded by the coding sequence ATGCTTCTTAAAACATATGTAAAAGAAATCAAAGATTGCTTCCGTGACCGAAGAACATTGTTGTTAACCGTATTTTTACCAATAGTTATGATGACAGCTTTAACCTTGTTTTATGAGAGCTTAGCTGCAGGTGGAGAAGGAGACACCTTTACATTAGCTGTACCCTCGTCTATTACCGCAGAAGAAGAAGCCATATTTTTAAACTATCAAAATATTGAAATCGTAAAAGCCAACGACCCTGAAGCGTTGTTGTTAGAAGGTGAAGCCCATGCAGCAATTTTATTTTCAGACCAATTCATAGAGCAAGTTAATGAGGGTGGTAAAGCGGCTATCACACTAATTGGTGATTCCTTTAGCCAAAAGTCTTCTAACTTAATGAGCATCGTTACTAATGCCTTGTCGACATTTGAAAAGCAAACAATAATGGAGCGACTCCAGGCTCAAGGTACCGATCCTGAACTCATACAACCTTTTGTCATTACGCAAAAAGAATTATCAGAAGAAAATCCTATGATTAATCTGTTGGCTATGCTAATCCCGCTTATTTTAACATTAGCAATTGGTGTGGGAGCTGGACCAGCTGCAGCTGATTTATTTGCTGGAGAAAAAGAAAAAAAGACAATGGAAGCTCTTCTCATGACTCCAGTAAAACGCTCAACATTGCTCTTGTCAAAATGGTTAACTATCTCTACAGTTGGAACAATTACAGGAATAATTACATTACTTGTGGTTGCTTTAGAAATTACCTTTTTGACTGAACATTTAAAGCAGGCTATTACCATTGATGAAAACTTCATTTATATCCTTGCCATTGCCCTACTCGTAATCATTGTTTACTCCATGTTTGTTGCATCATTATTGATGCTAACTAGTATCATTGGGAAAACTGTGAAGGAAGCACAAAGCTATAGTACACCGATTATGATGCTTATCGTTTTTCCAACAATGATTGTTACAGGCATTGGCGTAAATGAACTTGGTTTTCACCATTTTGCAATTCCAATGTTAAATATCTTTAGTTTAATTAAAGAGTTATTATTTGGTATCATTAACACCAACCACATCCTTACCGTTATAGGCAGCAATGTCATCGTCATGATTTTGGTATTTATTATTGGTAGAATCTTATTCATGAAAGATAAATGGGTAATGAACTAA
- the jag gene encoding RNA-binding cell elongation regulator Jag/EloR has protein sequence MKKITASGKTIDEAVDKALVELQTTRERVDIRVIEEPQKGFLGFIGSKPALVELEVKPDPIEEAIRFLQELILKMKVEATVVKKEENGMLIFDLEGSNLGSVIGKRGQTLDALQYLVNLVANRYSEQYIRIQLDAEDYRNRRKASLIQLAERLAKKARMSKGEVKLEPMQAHERKIIHSTLQHIKGIKTYSEGQEPRRRVVIVSQ, from the coding sequence GTGAAAAAAATAACTGCATCGGGTAAAACGATTGATGAAGCTGTCGACAAAGCATTGGTAGAACTCCAGACGACAAGAGAACGTGTTGATATTCGAGTTATTGAAGAACCACAAAAAGGTTTTTTGGGATTTATTGGCTCTAAACCAGCTTTGGTAGAGCTGGAAGTAAAGCCAGATCCAATTGAAGAGGCGATAAGATTTCTACAAGAGCTTATTCTTAAGATGAAAGTAGAAGCAACTGTAGTAAAAAAAGAAGAGAATGGGATGCTTATTTTTGACCTAGAGGGTTCTAATTTAGGGAGTGTAATTGGCAAACGTGGCCAAACGTTAGATGCTCTTCAATATTTAGTTAACTTAGTTGCAAATCGCTACTCTGAACAATATATCCGAATTCAACTTGATGCAGAAGACTACAGAAATAGAAGAAAAGCTTCTTTAATACAACTAGCTGAACGCTTAGCGAAAAAAGCCAGGATGTCTAAAGGAGAAGTAAAGCTTGAACCAATGCAAGCTCATGAAAGAAAAATTATTCATTCAACACTGCAACATATAAAAGGGATAAAAACATATTCTGAAGGCCAAGAGCCAAGAAGAAGAGTTGTTATTGTGTCCCAATAA
- the spoIIIJ gene encoding YidC family membrane integrase SpoIIIJ, translating to MVRKLGLAAMLITLLVVLTGCFNIEEPITRDSTGVWDSYLVYPLSWTIIYFADLFNDNFGLAIIVVTIMLRILILPLMIKQTRSAKAMQAIQPELTALREKYSAKDQKTQQKLQQEMMAMFQERGVNPLAGCFPVLIQMPILLAFYHAIMRTREIGGHDFLWFALDAPDPIFLLPLIAGVTTFIQQKMMMVTDNPQMKILLYMMPVMIAVFAVFFPAALALYWVVGNIFMIVQTYFITGPNVGKKAEVKAGGKKK from the coding sequence TTGGTTAGAAAGTTAGGATTAGCAGCCATGCTTATCACCTTGTTGGTTGTTCTAACAGGCTGTTTTAACATAGAAGAACCAATTACTAGGGATAGTACAGGAGTTTGGGATTCATATCTCGTATATCCTTTATCGTGGACAATAATTTATTTTGCAGATTTATTTAATGATAATTTTGGATTGGCTATTATTGTCGTTACTATTATGCTTCGCATTCTTATTTTACCGTTAATGATTAAGCAAACAAGAAGTGCAAAGGCGATGCAAGCCATTCAACCAGAGCTTACAGCTTTAAGAGAGAAATATAGTGCCAAAGACCAAAAGACTCAACAAAAGTTACAGCAGGAAATGATGGCCATGTTCCAGGAACGTGGAGTTAATCCGTTAGCAGGATGTTTCCCTGTATTGATTCAAATGCCTATTTTACTTGCTTTCTATCATGCTATTATGAGAACAAGAGAAATTGGTGGACATGATTTCTTATGGTTTGCACTTGACGCACCAGATCCAATCTTTTTATTACCATTGATTGCTGGTGTTACAACATTTATTCAACAAAAAATGATGATGGTCACTGATAACCCACAAATGAAGATATTATTATACATGATGCCGGTGATGATCGCGGTATTTGCTGTATTTTTCCCTGCAGCCCTTGCATTATACTGGGTGGTAGGTAATATCTTTATGATTGTTCAAACTTACTTTATTACTGGACCGAATGTTGGTAAAAAAGCTGAAGTGAAGGCTGGGGGAAAGAAAAAGTGA
- a CDS encoding ATP-binding cassette domain-containing protein — protein sequence MIEIHEVTKKFKDKKVHVTALKHVSFTVQKGQVVGLLGENGAGKTTLLRTIATLLVPTEGHVTVAEYDSVKQATEVKKRIGVLFGGETGLYNRLTARENLEYFATLYGLSKHETKVRIDDLAKMFGMRDYLNRKVGDFSKGMRQKVAIARTLIHNPDIILFDEPTTGLDITSSNVFRQLVHQLKRDGKTIIFSSHIMEEVSMLCDSVAMMHKGELVYHGAIEELYKSEGSKDLNYIFTSKLVRGNDEYAS from the coding sequence ATGATTGAGATTCATGAAGTAACAAAGAAATTTAAAGATAAAAAGGTTCATGTGACAGCCTTAAAGCATGTATCTTTTACTGTTCAAAAAGGTCAGGTCGTTGGGTTACTTGGAGAAAATGGAGCGGGTAAAACAACGTTACTACGTACGATTGCAACACTGTTAGTGCCAACAGAAGGACATGTCACTGTTGCTGAATATGATAGCGTCAAACAAGCTACAGAAGTAAAAAAACGAATTGGAGTGCTATTTGGTGGAGAAACCGGACTATACAACCGACTAACAGCACGTGAGAACCTTGAGTATTTTGCTACGCTATATGGATTAAGCAAGCATGAGACAAAGGTAAGAATTGACGACTTAGCTAAAATGTTTGGAATGAGGGATTATCTAAATCGAAAAGTTGGCGATTTCTCAAAAGGAATGCGTCAGAAGGTAGCCATTGCTAGAACACTCATTCATAATCCGGACATCATTTTATTTGATGAACCAACAACTGGACTAGACATTACCTCATCTAATGTATTCCGTCAGCTTGTTCACCAGTTGAAACGAGATGGCAAAACAATTATTTTCTCTAGTCACATTATGGAGGAAGTATCGATGCTTTGTGATTCTGTCGCAATGATGCATAAAGGTGAACTTGTATATCATGGTGCTATAGAAGAGCTTTACAAGTCGGAAGGTAGTAAAGACTTAAATTACATTTTTACAAGTAAACTTGTGAGAGGAAATGATGAATATGCTTCTTAA